The genomic window AAAAGGAACTTCAGTAAAAATCCCTATCAATAATGCTGAAAGTGTAAGCGAAAATAATTTCATTCATTTTTTGACCGAAAAAGAAAAATTCAATATCAAAAAAGGAATTGTTGATAATTCAAGAAACTATAAAGGACTCGAATTAGAATTTGATTTAGACATCACGCCCAATGCCGAAGTCGAAGTTATTTTGGACAGGAATTCAGGTCACGGAATGAAAGGCAGAGGAAACGGAACCTTGTTATTTCAAATCAATACCTTGGGTAAATTCAATATGTTTGGTGATTTTCAGGCTTACGACGGAACCTATAATTTTAAGTATGGTGGAATTATCGACAAGAAGTTTACAGTAAAAAAAGGCGGTTATATTTCTTGGGAAGGTAATCCAATGAAAGCTAGATTGAATTTAGAAGCGGTTTATAAAACTTCGGCAAATCCAGCATTATTGTTAGAAAATTCTTCTTTTAATAAAAAAGTAGATGTCAATGTAGTTATAGGAGTTCGAGGCGATTTGGCCAGTCCAGAACCCGATTTTAATTTTGAATTTCCAACAGTAAGTAGTGTGCTTAAATCGGAAATAGAGTATAAGTTAAATGATAAAGATGTAAGGCAAACCCAAGCTTTGTACTTGTTATCTACAGGTAGTTTTTTGAGTGCCGAAGGAGTTAATAATTCTGCTTTATCTCAAAACGCTTATGAAACGGCTACTAATTTGTTGAGTAGTATGATTCAATCTAATGATGAAAAATTTCAAGTGAATCTGAATATTATTGGAGGAGACAATTCAATAGGCAATGAATCGGATGGAAGATTTGTAGCTACGATTTCTTCTAAAATTAATGACCGAATAACAATCAATGGAAAAGTAGGTGTCCCTTTTGGCGGAGTTAGTGAAACTGCAGTGGTGGGCGATGTTGAAGTTTTGTATAAAGTCAATGAGGACGGAACAGTAAATCTGCGCTTTTTTAATAGAGAAAACGACATTAGTTACATAGGAGAAGGAATAGGCTATACACAAGGAGTCGGGGTTTCTTATGAAGTCGATTTTGATACTTTTACAGAATTGGTCAATAAGATTTTTAAAAGCAAAAAAATAGAAAAAGCGACTAATACTATTGATGAAGATTCTACAATAGATCTACAAAGAAATGATAACTCTAAACCTAAAAAGAGCAATACTACAGATCAGAATAACAATCAAGAAGGAATTATTCCTGACGAAGATTAATTAGAAAACGACATTAAAACAAAATCAAATTGTGATAAAAAATAAGATTTTGAAGCAAAATATTATTTTTTGGACAATAAATAAGCAACTTATCAACGATAACGTTTGAATTTGAGATGGTTTGCTAAATTATTGAAAACAGAACTTTAAAAGTGATAGATGTTTATTAAATTTACACTTTAATACTTAAATAATGCTAAAAACAATAAAAAAAATAGGCGTTCTAACATCTGGTGGAGATTCCCCAGGAATGAATGCCGCTATCCGATCTGTTGTTCGAACTTGTGCCTTTCATAATATAGAGTGTGTTGGAATTTACAGAGGATACCAAGGAATGATAGAAGGCGACTTCGAAGAAATGGGACCTCGAAGTGTAAATAACATTATCAACAAAGGAGGAACAATCTTAAAGTCGGCACGTTCGTCTGAATTTAGAACTCCCGAAGGAAGAAAAAAAGCTTACGATAACTTGGTTAAAGAAGGAATTGAAGCATTAGTGGTTATTGGAGGAGACGGTACATTTACTGGAGCACTAATTTTTAATTCAGAATATAAATTTCCAGTAATGGGAATTCCAGGAACTATCGATAACGATATTTACGGAACCAGTCATACATTAGGATATGACACTGCCCTAAATACAGTTGTAGATTGTATCGACAAAATTAGAGATACAGCTAGCTCCCACAACCGTTTATTCTTTGTAGAGGTAATGGGTAGAGATGCTGGACATATTGCTTTGAATGCAGGAATAGGAGCAGGAGCAGAGGAAATCTTAATTCCAGAAGAAGATTTAGGATTAGAACGTTTGTTAGAATCACTTCAAAAAAGTAAGGCTTCAGGAAAATCATCAAGTATAGTGGTTATTGCCGAAGGAGATAAAATCGGTAAAAACGTATTTGAATTAAAAGATTATGTTGAGACCAATTTACCAGAATATGATGTTCGTGTATCTGTATTAGGACACATGCAACGTGGAGGTTCACCATCTTGTTTTGATAGAGTTTTAGCAAGCCGTCTAGGTGTCAAAGCAGTAGAATCTTTATTAGATGGAGTATCTAATTTTATGGTAGGTTTAAAAAATGATTCTGTAAATCTTACTCCTTTATCATTGGCCATAAAAGGAAAATCAGAAATTGATAGAGAACTATTGAGAGTTTCTGATATTATAACAACTTAATAAAAATTGTATTTAATTTAATTATTAAATTTGCTAAAATTTTTTCAAATCAAATAACAAACAATAAATAAATAAAAAATGTCAAAAGTAAAATTAGGAATTAACGGTTTCGGTAGAATCGGAAGAATTGTTTTTAGAGAGTCTTTCAACAGAGACAATGTAGAAGTTGTTGCAATCAACGACTTATTAGATGTAGATCACTTGGCTTACTTATTAAAATATGATTCAGTTCACGGTCGTTTTGATGGCGATGTTGAAGTGAAAGAAGGAAAATTATACGTAAACGGAAGAAACATCCGCATCACTGCTGAAAGAAATCCAGCTGATTTGAAATGGAACGAAGTTGATGTTGATGTAGTAGCTGAATGTACTGGTATCTTTACCACTATCGAAACTGCAAATGAGCACATTAAAGGTGGTGCTAAAAAAGTTATCATTTCTGCTCCTTCTGCTGATGCTCCAATGTTTGTAATGGGAGTAAACCACGAAACAGCAAAAGCTTCTGACTTGATTGTTTCTAATGCTTCTTGTACTACAAACTGTTTAGCTCCTTTAGCTAAAGTTATTAATGATAACTTTGGAATTGTTGAAGCTTTAATGACAACTGTTCACGCTACAACTTCAACTCAAATGACATCTGACGGCCCTTCTAGAAAAGACTGGAGAGGTGGACGTGCTGCTGCAATAAACATCATTCCTTCTTCAACAGGTGCTGCAAAAGCGGTTGGAAAAGTTATTCCAGAATTGAATGGAAAATTAACAGGTATGGCTTTCCGTGTTCCTACTGCTGACGTTTCTACAGTAGATTTAACTGTAAAAGTAGCTAAAGAAACTTCTTATGAAGAAATTATGGCTGTTTTGAAAAAAGCTTCTGAAAATGAATTGAAAGGTATTTTAGGATATACTGAAGATGCTGTTGTTTCTCAAGATTTTATCTCTGACAAAAGAACTTCTATCATTGATGCTACTGCTGGAATTGGGTTGAACTCTACTTTCTTCAAATTAGTATCTTGGTACGATAACGAATACGGATATTCAAGCAAATTAATTGATTTATCAGTTCACATTGCTGGGTTGAAATAATCCTAGAATCAATTCACAAAATCCCGTTACTTTAAAACTAACGGGATTTTTTTTAATTAAATTTTTAGTTTTTAGTTAATACCATTTCGATATACAAAATGGTCTTATTGTCAGTTCGAGCGCAGTCGAGAACCATAATTGAATCTCGACTACGCTCGATTTGACAAAATAATTGGACTTCTCTATATCAAAATGGTATTAACTAAAATCTAAAATCTAAACTCCAAAACCTTATGAGATTATTAGTAGATAGTGGCTCAACCAAAGCCGATTGGATAGCAATAGATGATGATGGTAAAATATTATTTACCACACAAACTTTAGGATTGAATCCTGAAATTCTTCATGGTGATGAAATAATCGAAAGATTGAATGATAGATTCGATATCTTACAGAACAAAACCGAAGCAACCCATCTATTTTTTTACGGGGCAGGTTGCGGAACCGATAGAATGAAAATTGAACTTACAAAAGTTTTTCAAGAGTATTTTCCAAATGCGGCTATTACCGTTCACGAAGATACTTATGCTGCTGTATATGCTACAACTCCAAAAGGTGAAGCTGCTATTGTAAGTATTCTTGGAACAGGTTCTAATTGCAGTTTTTTTGATGGGAAAATTTTACATCAAAAAGTGCAGTCACTAGGCTATATCGTTATGGATGATTGCAGTGGAAATGTTTTTGGGAAAGAATTAATAAGAAAATATTATTTCAATAAAATGCCAAAAGAATTGGCAACTGAATTTGAAAAAGAATACAACGTAGATCCAGATTTCATTAAAAGTAAGTTATACAAAGAGCCGAATCCTAATGCGTATTTAGCCACTTTTGCTAAATTTTTAATCAAGCACAAAGACACCGAATTTTGTCAAAAAATCATCTTTAAAGGGATGAAATCTTTTGTAAAAAATTACATCAAACAATATGATAATCACAAAGAAGTGCCAATTCATTTTGTAGGCTCTATCGCTTTTTATCTAAAAGATGAATTGCAAATTACTTTTGATAAATACGAATTGCAATTGGGTAATGTGTTAAGAAGACCTATCGATGGTTTGATTGCTTATCATATTGCTAATAAATAAAATTTTATTTATAAAGTAAACCGCTCATTCGAAGATGTTAACCAATCTTCGAATGAGCGGTTTTTTATTGGTAAAAATGCAATTATGATTTAGAAGATAAAACATTGTTTTTAGGATTATTATCCAATTTGAAATGTTTTTCGATGGCAATAAACATTTCGCCTGCAATATCTTTATTGGTGGCACTTTCTATTCCTTCGAGTCCCGGAGATGAATTGACTTCCAGCAACAAAGGCCCTTTTGAGGAACGAATAATATCCACACCAGCTACTTTCAAATCCATAGCTTTGGCAGCACGAATGGCAATTTTTTTCTCTTCGGGTGTTGGTTTTATTACCGAAGCCGTTCCGCCAAGGTGAATGTTGGCTCTGAATTCGCCAGGCAAAGCTTCCCGCTGAATTGCCGCTACTACTTTTCCGTCAATCACAAACAAACGAAGGTCTTTTCCGTCCGCTTCTTTGATGAATTCCTGTACCAAAATATTAGCATTCAGACTTTTGAAAGCATTGATAACACTTTCAGCCGCTTTTTTGGTTTCGGCAAGAACAACTCCTTTTCCTTGTGTTCCTTCTAATAATTTTACGATTAAGGGTGAACCGCCCACCATTTTTATCAAATCATCGGTGTCTAAAGGCGAATTGGCAAAACCCGTTGTTGGAATTTCGATGCCACTTTGTAATAATAATTGCAACGAAAATAATTTATCTCTGGACTGTGTGATAGCTGTTGAGGAGTTTAAACAAAACACATTCATGGCTTCAAATTGTCGGGTCAAGGCACAACCATAAAAGGTTATACTCGGGCGAATTCTTGGAATTACTGCATCAAATTGATTGAGAATTAATCCGCCACGGTAATGAATTTCGGGCGTTTTAGCATCCATTTTCATATAACATTCTTTGATGTTTAGAAAGTGCATTTCGTGTCCACGCATTTCGCCCGATTCCATAATTCTTTTGTTGCTGTACAATTCGGGATTGCTGGCTAACAATCCGATTCGTAAACCTGAACTCGCTTTTTCCGAATTTTTATAGGCTTCTTTTAAACTATCG from Flavobacterium eburneipallidum includes these protein-coding regions:
- the pfkA gene encoding 6-phosphofructokinase translates to MLKTIKKIGVLTSGGDSPGMNAAIRSVVRTCAFHNIECVGIYRGYQGMIEGDFEEMGPRSVNNIINKGGTILKSARSSEFRTPEGRKKAYDNLVKEGIEALVVIGGDGTFTGALIFNSEYKFPVMGIPGTIDNDIYGTSHTLGYDTALNTVVDCIDKIRDTASSHNRLFFVEVMGRDAGHIALNAGIGAGAEEILIPEEDLGLERLLESLQKSKASGKSSSIVVIAEGDKIGKNVFELKDYVETNLPEYDVRVSVLGHMQRGGSPSCFDRVLASRLGVKAVESLLDGVSNFMVGLKNDSVNLTPLSLAIKGKSEIDRELLRVSDIITT
- the gap gene encoding type I glyceraldehyde-3-phosphate dehydrogenase, which codes for MSKVKLGINGFGRIGRIVFRESFNRDNVEVVAINDLLDVDHLAYLLKYDSVHGRFDGDVEVKEGKLYVNGRNIRITAERNPADLKWNEVDVDVVAECTGIFTTIETANEHIKGGAKKVIISAPSADAPMFVMGVNHETAKASDLIVSNASCTTNCLAPLAKVINDNFGIVEALMTTVHATTSTQMTSDGPSRKDWRGGRAAAINIIPSSTGAAKAVGKVIPELNGKLTGMAFRVPTADVSTVDLTVKVAKETSYEEIMAVLKKASENELKGILGYTEDAVVSQDFISDKRTSIIDATAGIGLNSTFFKLVSWYDNEYGYSSKLIDLSVHIAGLK
- a CDS encoding N-acetylglucosamine kinase, translating into MRLLVDSGSTKADWIAIDDDGKILFTTQTLGLNPEILHGDEIIERLNDRFDILQNKTEATHLFFYGAGCGTDRMKIELTKVFQEYFPNAAITVHEDTYAAVYATTPKGEAAIVSILGTGSNCSFFDGKILHQKVQSLGYIVMDDCSGNVFGKELIRKYYFNKMPKELATEFEKEYNVDPDFIKSKLYKEPNPNAYLATFAKFLIKHKDTEFCQKIIFKGMKSFVKNYIKQYDNHKEVPIHFVGSIAFYLKDELQITFDKYELQLGNVLRRPIDGLIAYHIANK
- the rimK gene encoding 30S ribosomal protein S6--L-glutamate ligase; this translates as MLQSKIILGSEEWCSFPELGIPTIKARVDSGAKTSALHAINIAPFKKEGQNWVKFDINPIQNNVKTILHCEAPLVDKRVVKSSSGFREERYVIQTSLEIGESKWVIELTLTNRDSMGFRMLLGREAMSGRVLVDPEQQYLLGQPTSDSLKEAYKNSEKASSGLRIGLLASNPELYSNKRIMESGEMRGHEMHFLNIKECYMKMDAKTPEIHYRGGLILNQFDAVIPRIRPSITFYGCALTRQFEAMNVFCLNSSTAITQSRDKLFSLQLLLQSGIEIPTTGFANSPLDTDDLIKMVGGSPLIVKLLEGTQGKGVVLAETKKAAESVINAFKSLNANILVQEFIKEADGKDLRLFVIDGKVVAAIQREALPGEFRANIHLGGTASVIKPTPEEKKIAIRAAKAMDLKVAGVDIIRSSKGPLLLEVNSSPGLEGIESATNKDIAGEMFIAIEKHFKLDNNPKNNVLSSKS